One part of the Caproiciproducens sp. CPB-2 genome encodes these proteins:
- a CDS encoding 4Fe-4S dicluster domain-containing protein, translated as MKRIYVNEKWCLGCHLCEYNCAFANSGSDDMVKALKDIHINPRIRIEENQGISFAVSCRHCTEPLCVKSCITGALSVDNGVIEVDKDKCVGCYTCVMICPYGAIMPGNDGSVIQKCELCTNNSFGEPACVRGCPNKAIVFEER; from the coding sequence ATGAAAAGGATCTATGTAAATGAGAAATGGTGTCTCGGGTGCCATCTTTGCGAATACAACTGCGCTTTTGCCAATTCCGGCAGCGACGATATGGTCAAGGCGCTCAAGGATATTCATATCAACCCGAGGATACGGATCGAGGAAAACCAGGGGATCAGCTTTGCCGTTTCCTGCCGCCACTGTACGGAACCGCTCTGCGTGAAAAGCTGCATTACCGGCGCGCTCAGCGTGGATAACGGAGTCATCGAGGTCGACAAGGACAAATGCGTGGGCTGCTACACCTGCGTTATGATATGCCCCTACGGCGCGATCATGCCGGGGAACGACGGCAGCGTCATTCAGAAATGCGAGCTCTGCACGAACAACAGCTTCGGAGAGCCGGCGTGCGTGCGGGGCTGCCCGAACAAGGCGATCGTTTTTGAGGAGAGGTGA
- a CDS encoding glutamate synthase-related protein: protein MPVDFLYPEYEVIRNPQRCIACRVCERQCANEVHSYDAELNLMKSDESRCVDCHRCVALCPTRALKIVKSDHTFKTNANWTNEVIGEVYRQAGSGGMLLSSMGNPKPYPVYWDKILINASQVTNPSIDPLREPMETRTFLGKRPEKLERNADGSLNTENLPPNLELSVPVMFSAMSYGSLSYNAHESLARAAQELGIYYNTGEGGLHEDFYRYGANTIVQVASGRFGVHKDYLEAGAAIEIKIGQGAKPGIGGHLPGAKIVGDVSRTRMIPEGSDAISPAPHHDIYSIEDLRQLVYSLKEATNYKKPVIVKIAAVHNVAAIASGIARSGADIIAIDGYRGGTGAAPTRIRDNVGIPIELALAAVDERLRQEKIRNNVSLVVGGSIRNSADIVKAIALGADAVYIATAALLALGCHLCRSCQTGKCNWGIATQRPDLVKRLNPDIGYKRLVNLVSAWQHEIKEMMGGMGINSIEALKGNRLMLRGIGLNEKELEILGIKHAGE from the coding sequence ATGCCTGTCGATTTCTTATATCCTGAATATGAAGTGATCCGCAATCCGCAGCGCTGCATTGCCTGCCGCGTGTGCGAACGACAGTGCGCCAACGAGGTGCATTCCTACGACGCGGAACTGAATTTGATGAAGAGCGACGAGTCCAGGTGCGTCGACTGTCACCGCTGTGTGGCGCTTTGCCCGACAAGGGCCCTGAAAATCGTAAAGTCCGACCACACCTTCAAGACGAACGCCAACTGGACGAACGAGGTCATCGGCGAGGTATACCGTCAGGCCGGATCGGGCGGCATGCTGCTTTCCTCCATGGGCAACCCGAAGCCGTATCCGGTTTACTGGGATAAGATCCTGATCAACGCGTCGCAGGTGACGAATCCGTCCATCGACCCGCTGCGCGAGCCGATGGAAACCAGAACCTTTCTGGGCAAGCGGCCGGAAAAACTGGAGCGCAACGCGGACGGCAGCCTCAACACGGAAAACCTTCCCCCGAATCTGGAGCTTTCCGTGCCGGTGATGTTTTCCGCCATGAGCTACGGTTCCCTCAGCTACAACGCGCATGAAAGCCTTGCGAGGGCCGCCCAGGAACTGGGCATTTACTACAACACCGGCGAGGGCGGGCTGCACGAGGACTTTTACCGGTACGGCGCGAACACCATCGTGCAGGTTGCGTCCGGACGTTTCGGGGTACATAAGGACTATCTGGAAGCCGGCGCGGCAATTGAAATCAAAATCGGTCAGGGCGCGAAGCCGGGAATCGGCGGGCATCTGCCCGGAGCGAAGATCGTCGGCGACGTTTCCCGCACCAGAATGATCCCGGAGGGCTCGGACGCGATTTCTCCTGCGCCCCATCACGACATCTATTCGATCGAGGACCTCCGCCAGCTGGTTTACTCCCTGAAAGAGGCCACCAACTATAAAAAGCCGGTCATTGTAAAAATCGCGGCGGTGCACAATGTCGCCGCCATCGCCAGCGGCATTGCCCGCAGCGGAGCGGACATCATCGCCATCGACGGCTACCGCGGCGGCACCGGCGCCGCCCCGACCAGAATCCGCGACAACGTCGGTATCCCGATCGAGCTTGCGCTCGCGGCTGTGGACGAGCGGCTCCGTCAGGAGAAAATCCGCAACAACGTTTCCCTTGTCGTCGGCGGCAGCATCCGCAACTCCGCGGATATCGTCAAGGCCATCGCTTTAGGCGCGGACGCGGTGTACATCGCGACGGCGGCGCTTCTGGCGCTTGGCTGTCACCTTTGCCGCAGCTGCCAGACGGGCAAATGCAACTGGGGCATCGCGACCCAGCGGCCGGACCTTGTCAAACGCCTGAACCCCGATATCGGCTATAAGCGCCTCGTCAACCTTGTCTCCGCGTGGCAGCACGAAATCAAGGAAATGATGGGCGGCATGGGAATCAATTCGATTGAAGCGCTCAAGGGCAACCGCCTGATGCTTCGCGGGATCGGATTAAATGAGAAAGAGCTTGAGATTCTTGGTATCAAGCATGCGGGGGAATAA
- a CDS encoding class II glutamine amidotransferase, whose product MQLEGDVRIPSGCAISGIFSRSGKKMNGEAIIRSITTMHDRSNGLGGGFAAYGIYPHNRDLYAFHVFYGSARAKEECEKEIMANFDVTVAEKIPTRKMPEITDEPAIWRYFGLPFEKLLKDTQLDEREFVARCVVKINTQIKDAYVFSSGKNMGVFKAVGFPEDVGRYYCLENYEGYCWTAHGRYPTNTPGWWGGAHPFAMLDYSIVHNGEISSYDANRRFIEMFGYKCTLLTDTEVITYIIDYLNRKQGLSLKEAADVIAAPFWSEIDRMPEAERKKFTYLRNVFSSLLITGPFSILLGFSGGMMALNDRLKLRSMVVAEKGDMAYVASEECAIRAIEPDPDRTFAPRGGEPVIVTLNEGVDA is encoded by the coding sequence ATGCAATTAGAGGGAGATGTAAGGATACCTTCGGGCTGCGCCATATCGGGAATTTTTTCGCGCAGCGGAAAGAAAATGAATGGCGAGGCCATCATTCGTTCCATTACCACCATGCACGACCGCAGCAATGGATTGGGCGGAGGATTTGCGGCCTACGGAATTTATCCGCATAACAGGGATCTGTACGCGTTCCATGTTTTCTACGGCAGCGCCCGCGCCAAAGAGGAATGCGAAAAAGAGATCATGGCGAACTTCGACGTGACGGTCGCGGAAAAGATTCCGACCCGAAAAATGCCGGAAATTACGGATGAACCTGCAATATGGCGCTATTTCGGCCTGCCGTTTGAAAAGCTGCTCAAGGATACGCAATTGGACGAAAGGGAATTTGTCGCGCGCTGCGTGGTAAAGATCAACACGCAGATCAAGGACGCCTATGTGTTTTCCAGCGGAAAGAACATGGGCGTGTTCAAGGCGGTCGGCTTCCCGGAGGATGTGGGGAGATACTACTGTCTGGAAAACTACGAGGGCTACTGCTGGACGGCGCACGGGCGTTACCCGACCAACACGCCGGGCTGGTGGGGCGGGGCGCACCCGTTCGCCATGCTGGACTATTCCATTGTACATAACGGTGAAATTTCCTCCTACGACGCGAACCGCCGTTTCATTGAGATGTTCGGCTACAAATGTACGCTTCTGACCGATACCGAAGTGATTACCTATATTATCGATTACCTGAACCGGAAACAGGGGCTCAGCCTGAAAGAGGCCGCAGACGTCATCGCCGCCCCGTTCTGGAGTGAGATCGACCGGATGCCGGAGGCGGAACGCAAAAAGTTCACCTACCTGAGAAACGTGTTTTCCAGCCTGCTGATTACCGGCCCGTTCTCCATCCTGCTGGGCTTCAGCGGCGGCATGATGGCGCTGAACGACCGTCTGAAGTTGCGCTCCATGGTCGTCGCCGAAAAGGGCGACATGGCCTATGTGGCAAGCGAGGAATGCGCGATCCGCGCGATTGAGCCGGACCCGGACAGAACCTTCGCCCCCAGAGGCGGAGAACCGGTCATCGTAACGTTAAATGAGGGGGTGGATGCATAA
- a CDS encoding glutamine synthetase III family protein, whose amino-acid sequence MSNIPEMFGSMVFNDTVMKERLPKDTYKALRKTREQGKPLDLQVANVVANAMKDWAVEKGATHFTHWFQPMTGITAEKHDSFIYPVENGKIIMEFSGKELIKGEPDASSFPSGGLRATFEARGYTAWDPTSNAFIKDGSLCIPTAFCSYGGEALDKKTPLLRSMDAIDRQAMRILKLFGNTEAHRVITTVGPEQEYFLIDKAMYEKRKDLIYTGRTLFGAKPPKGQELEDHYFGVIKPRVSAYMKELDEELWKLGIFAKTKHNEVAPSQHELAPIFTTSNVASDQNQLTMEVMKKVATKHGLTCLLHEKPFAGINGSGKHNNWSISTDTGVNLLEPGDSPRENAQFLLFLAAIIRAVDEHQDLLRISVASAGNDHRLGANEAPPAIVSMFVGDELASVLKSIEDGSSYHQQDKVSMKIGVDVLPAFPKDSTDRNRTSPFAFTGNKFEFRMLGSTVSIACPNIMLNTIIADALCTFADELEKADDFNSKLAEIIKDTIKEHSRIIFNGNNYSEEWVEEAEKRGLLNLRSTADALPYYISDANIALFEKYNVLTKTEVHSRYEIQLENYCKQLHIEALTMVDMIKKDILPAACSYMKDISKEAINKKQLCADICCELEETLLKKLSSLSSDLYKKMLVLEETVVPEKEFKDVLEQAKYYRNTVFAEMEATRVIADEIESLVGAKYWPYPTYGDLLFSVM is encoded by the coding sequence ATGAGCAATATTCCTGAAATGTTCGGCAGCATGGTCTTCAACGATACAGTCATGAAGGAAAGACTGCCAAAGGACACCTATAAGGCTCTGAGAAAGACCAGGGAACAGGGCAAGCCGCTGGATCTGCAGGTCGCAAACGTCGTTGCAAACGCGATGAAGGACTGGGCGGTGGAAAAAGGCGCGACCCATTTCACCCACTGGTTCCAGCCGATGACCGGGATCACCGCGGAAAAGCACGACAGCTTTATCTATCCGGTGGAAAACGGCAAGATCATTATGGAATTTTCAGGGAAGGAACTGATCAAGGGCGAACCCGATGCTTCCAGCTTTCCGTCCGGCGGACTGAGAGCGACCTTTGAGGCAAGAGGCTACACGGCCTGGGACCCTACCAGCAATGCGTTCATCAAAGACGGCTCCCTCTGCATTCCCACGGCGTTTTGCTCCTACGGCGGCGAGGCGCTCGATAAAAAGACTCCCCTGCTGCGTTCCATGGACGCGATCGACAGGCAGGCGATGAGAATCTTAAAGCTGTTCGGCAACACGGAAGCCCACCGGGTCATCACCACGGTAGGACCGGAACAGGAATATTTCCTCATTGACAAGGCGATGTACGAAAAAAGAAAAGACCTGATCTACACCGGCAGAACGCTGTTCGGCGCGAAGCCCCCGAAAGGACAGGAGCTTGAGGACCACTATTTCGGCGTAATCAAGCCGAGAGTGTCCGCGTACATGAAAGAACTGGACGAAGAACTCTGGAAGCTTGGTATTTTCGCCAAGACAAAACATAATGAAGTCGCTCCTTCCCAGCATGAACTCGCTCCCATTTTCACCACAAGCAACGTAGCCTCCGACCAGAACCAGCTCACCATGGAGGTCATGAAGAAGGTCGCCACAAAGCACGGCCTGACCTGTCTGCTCCATGAGAAGCCGTTCGCGGGCATCAACGGAAGCGGTAAGCACAACAACTGGAGCATTTCGACCGACACCGGCGTAAACCTCCTTGAGCCGGGCGATTCTCCCCGCGAGAACGCGCAGTTCCTCCTTTTCCTCGCCGCGATCATCCGAGCGGTCGACGAGCATCAGGACCTGCTCCGCATCTCCGTCGCGAGCGCGGGGAACGACCACCGTCTGGGCGCGAACGAAGCCCCCCCGGCGATCGTCTCCATGTTCGTGGGCGACGAGCTGGCCAGCGTGCTGAAGTCCATTGAGGACGGCTCCTCCTATCATCAGCAGGACAAAGTTTCCATGAAAATCGGCGTCGATGTTCTGCCCGCTTTCCCGAAGGATTCCACGGACCGCAACCGCACCTCCCCGTTCGCTTTCACCGGCAACAAGTTTGAGTTCCGTATGCTCGGCTCCACCGTTTCCATCGCGTGCCCGAACATCATGCTCAACACGATCATTGCCGACGCCCTGTGCACTTTTGCGGATGAGCTGGAAAAGGCTGATGATTTCAACTCCAAGCTGGCTGAGATTATCAAGGATACGATCAAGGAGCACAGCCGTATCATCTTCAACGGCAACAACTATTCCGAAGAGTGGGTCGAGGAAGCGGAAAAACGCGGCCTGCTGAACCTTCGTTCCACCGCGGACGCGCTGCCGTACTATATCAGCGACGCCAATATCGCTTTATTTGAAAAATACAACGTGCTGACAAAAACGGAAGTTCATTCCCGCTATGAAATCCAGCTGGAAAACTACTGTAAACAGCTCCACATTGAAGCGCTGACCATGGTGGATATGATCAAAAAAGACATTCTGCCGGCGGCCTGCTCCTATATGAAGGACATCAGCAAGGAGGCCATCAACAAGAAGCAGCTCTGTGCGGACATCTGCTGCGAACTGGAAGAGACCCTGCTGAAAAAGCTTTCCAGCCTCAGTTCCGACCTGTACAAAAAAATGCTTGTTCTGGAAGAGACCGTCGTACCGGAAAAAGAATTCAAGGATGTTCTGGAACAGGCAAAATACTACCGCAATACGGTTTTCGCGGAGATGGAAGCAACCCGTGTCATCGCGGATGAAATCGAAAGCCTGGTCGGCGCGAAATACTGGCCGTACCCGACCTACGGCGACCTGCTTTTCAGCGTGATGTAA
- a CDS encoding DUF1538 domain-containing protein, with amino-acid sequence MNGVMTEKLKESVQSVLPVGIIVFLLNFTIAPMPTGTLMMFLTGMVLLIVGMSIFTLGAEISMIPMGETIGSVLTKSRKLWLMVVSSFVLGVVVTVAEPDLQVLTKQVPAVPDAALIASVACGVGLFLVLALLRILFQMNLSHVLIVSYVFVFIIAALTAPDYLAVSFDSGGVTTGPITVPFILALGLGISAVRGGSTAEGDSFGLCALCSIGPILAVLITGMFFDPSGTGFAFESAATVDSAGELIALFANGFLQFFKEVCIVLLPIVVIFVFLQLIHLKLPKTKLIRIMIGIIYTLVGLSVFLTGVNIGFMPAGTYLGRSIASLPYRWILIPLSAAIGCCVVFAEPAVHVLNNQVEDITSGAISGRMMMAGLSIGVGLALALAMIRIMAHIPIWFFLLPGYAVALAMTFFSPKIFTAIAFDSGGVAAGTMAAAFLLPFASGACEAMGGNIMTDAFGMIAMVAMMPIITVQAIGIIYRIKLDRAEKAQEADNALPEDGVPSSEFPEENPEFPEESEENKGKVENPIANSEETSENRTDGDNLLEREE; translated from the coding sequence ATGAATGGAGTAATGACCGAAAAACTGAAAGAATCCGTGCAATCCGTTCTGCCTGTCGGCATCATCGTTTTTCTGCTGAACTTTACAATCGCGCCCATGCCCACAGGCACTCTGATGATGTTCCTCACCGGAATGGTTCTGCTGATCGTTGGGATGAGCATTTTCACTCTGGGCGCGGAAATATCGATGATCCCCATGGGAGAAACCATCGGTTCGGTGCTGACCAAATCGCGCAAGCTCTGGCTGATGGTGGTAAGCAGCTTTGTCCTGGGCGTCGTGGTGACGGTGGCGGAGCCGGACCTGCAGGTGCTGACCAAGCAGGTGCCCGCCGTGCCGGACGCCGCTTTGATCGCGTCTGTCGCGTGCGGGGTGGGACTTTTTCTGGTGCTTGCGCTTCTGCGCATCCTGTTCCAGATGAATCTTTCCCACGTTTTGATCGTCTCGTATGTTTTTGTATTTATTATAGCCGCGCTGACGGCCCCGGACTATCTGGCTGTCAGCTTCGATTCCGGCGGCGTAACCACCGGACCGATTACCGTGCCCTTTATTCTGGCGCTTGGCCTGGGCATTTCCGCGGTGCGCGGCGGCAGCACCGCGGAGGGGGACAGCTTCGGGCTGTGCGCCCTGTGCTCCATCGGTCCCATTCTGGCGGTGCTGATCACGGGAATGTTTTTCGATCCCTCGGGAACGGGGTTCGCGTTTGAGTCCGCCGCCACCGTAGACAGCGCCGGCGAACTGATCGCGCTGTTTGCGAACGGCTTTCTCCAGTTTTTCAAGGAAGTCTGTATTGTTCTGCTTCCCATTGTCGTGATTTTCGTATTCCTCCAATTGATCCATCTAAAGCTCCCGAAAACCAAACTGATCCGCATTATGATTGGGATTATATACACCCTCGTCGGGCTTTCGGTCTTTCTGACCGGCGTCAACATCGGCTTTATGCCCGCCGGTACCTACCTGGGACGCTCCATCGCGTCCCTTCCCTACCGCTGGATTCTTATTCCGCTGAGCGCGGCGATCGGGTGCTGCGTCGTCTTTGCGGAGCCTGCGGTTCATGTTCTGAACAACCAGGTGGAGGATATCACCAGCGGCGCGATCTCCGGAAGGATGATGATGGCCGGCCTTTCCATCGGCGTAGGGCTTGCGCTGGCCCTGGCCATGATCCGCATCATGGCGCACATCCCCATCTGGTTCTTCCTGCTTCCGGGCTATGCCGTTGCGCTGGCAATGACCTTTTTCAGCCCGAAAATTTTTACCGCTATTGCTTTCGATTCCGGCGGCGTCGCGGCCGGGACCATGGCCGCGGCGTTTCTGCTCCCGTTTGCTTCCGGCGCGTGCGAAGCCATGGGAGGCAATATTATGACGGACGCCTTCGGCATGATCGCCATGGTGGCCATGATGCCGATTATCACCGTACAGGCAATCGGCATTATTTACCGGATCAAGCTGGACCGCGCGGAAAAGGCGCAAGAAGCGGACAACGCACTGCCGGAGGACGGGGTTCCATCGTCTGAATTCCCGGAGGAAAATCCGGAATTTCCGGAAGAATCGGAGGAAAATAAGGGAAAAGTGGAAAACCCTATTGCAAATTCCGAGGAAACCAGCGAAAATAGAACAGATGGCGACAATTTGTTGGAAAGGGAGGAATGA
- a CDS encoding P-II family nitrogen regulator — protein sequence MTQTNTGSESTVLMITILNRGNGKKIADLFSGRGVRLNFLALGKGTADSKILSYWGLGETEKDVLFSVMPGETAESFMEELNEKIGRPGSGIAMTIPISGAAGCREETLCHTVLQKTGGSFMDQSFEHALIVAIANQGFSDEVMDAAKAAKATGGTVIHARGASVKDAEKFFGITIQPEKELILILTKSEHREEIMQAITREKGLHTDAKAIAFSLPVNGVAGLPAL from the coding sequence ATGACGCAGACAAATACCGGATCGGAATCGACCGTACTGATGATCACGATTCTCAACCGGGGAAACGGCAAAAAAATTGCAGATCTGTTTTCCGGCAGAGGTGTGCGCCTGAATTTCCTGGCTTTGGGAAAAGGAACCGCGGATTCAAAAATCCTGTCCTACTGGGGCCTTGGCGAAACGGAAAAAGACGTTCTGTTCAGTGTGATGCCCGGGGAAACAGCCGAGAGCTTTATGGAAGAACTGAATGAAAAAATAGGCAGGCCCGGAAGCGGCATTGCCATGACCATACCGATCAGCGGTGCCGCGGGATGCAGGGAAGAGACTCTCTGCCATACCGTATTACAGAAAACAGGAGGGAGCTTTATGGACCAATCCTTTGAACACGCACTCATCGTTGCGATCGCCAATCAGGGCTTTTCAGATGAAGTGATGGATGCCGCAAAGGCCGCGAAAGCGACCGGGGGTACCGTGATCCACGCGCGGGGCGCCAGTGTGAAGGATGCCGAAAAATTCTTCGGCATTACGATTCAGCCGGAAAAGGAATTGATTCTGATTTTAACAAAAAGCGAACACCGTGAAGAAATCATGCAGGCGATTACGCGCGAAAAGGGCCTTCATACGGACGCCAAAGCCATTGCGTTCTCCCTGCCGGTCAACGGGGTGGCAGGGCTGCCCGCTTTATAG
- a CDS encoding nicotinate phosphoribosyltransferase, translating into MNEQNGFKTNLTMLTDFYEITMANGYFTNGYQDTVVYFDMFFRRVPSDGGYAIMAGVQQAVEYLENLKFTEEDIQYLRDCKIFNEDFIRYLQNFRFACDVWAVPEGTPIFPTEPIVTVRGPVIQAQFIETMILLCINHQSLIATKANRIVRAAQGRAVMEFGSRRAQGPDGAVLGARAAYIGGCCGTACTLCDRDYGVKALGTMAHSWVQLFDSELEAFRAYAREYPNQCTLLVDTYNVLKSGIPNAIRVFNEELLPLGFRPAGIRIDSGDITYLSRKARKMLDAAGFEDCKICASNSLDEYIIRDMLMQGACVDSFGVGERLITAASEPVFGGVYKLSGVEDAQGNVTPKIKISENVAKITTPCFKNLWRLFDRESGKAIADLITLHGEVIDDTKPYELFDPEHIWKRKIVKNFRAVELRQKLFENGKSLTKPRDLDEIKEYCLQQVDTLWDEVKRFENPHQYYVDLSQKLWDEKNRLISEHSF; encoded by the coding sequence ATGAATGAACAGAACGGATTCAAAACCAACCTGACCATGCTGACCGATTTTTATGAAATCACCATGGCCAACGGCTATTTTACAAACGGCTATCAGGACACGGTCGTCTATTTCGACATGTTTTTCCGGCGCGTGCCAAGCGACGGAGGCTATGCGATTATGGCCGGTGTCCAGCAGGCCGTGGAGTATCTGGAGAACCTGAAGTTTACCGAAGAGGACATTCAGTATCTGCGGGACTGCAAGATTTTCAACGAGGATTTTATCCGTTATCTGCAGAACTTCCGGTTCGCCTGCGACGTGTGGGCGGTCCCGGAAGGAACCCCCATCTTTCCGACCGAGCCCATCGTTACGGTGCGCGGCCCGGTGATCCAGGCGCAGTTCATTGAAACCATGATTCTGCTCTGTATTAACCACCAGAGCCTGATTGCCACCAAGGCCAACAGGATTGTCCGCGCGGCGCAGGGAAGAGCGGTCATGGAATTCGGCTCCCGCCGCGCGCAGGGACCGGACGGAGCCGTTCTCGGGGCCCGGGCGGCCTATATCGGCGGGTGCTGCGGGACCGCCTGCACCCTCTGCGACCGTGATTACGGCGTAAAGGCGCTGGGCACCATGGCGCACAGCTGGGTCCAGCTGTTTGACAGCGAGCTGGAAGCCTTCCGCGCCTATGCCCGGGAATATCCGAACCAGTGTACCCTGCTGGTCGATACCTACAATGTCCTGAAATCGGGCATTCCCAACGCGATCCGCGTGTTCAACGAGGAGCTTCTCCCCCTCGGGTTCCGCCCCGCGGGAATCCGCATCGACAGCGGCGACATTACTTATCTTTCCCGAAAAGCGAGAAAAATGCTGGACGCCGCCGGATTTGAGGACTGCAAGATCTGCGCGTCGAATTCCCTCGATGAGTATATAATACGCGACATGCTGATGCAAGGTGCCTGTGTGGACAGCTTCGGCGTGGGCGAGCGCCTGATTACCGCGGCCAGCGAGCCTGTTTTCGGCGGTGTCTACAAGCTGAGCGGCGTCGAGGACGCGCAGGGGAACGTCACTCCGAAAATTAAAATCAGTGAGAATGTGGCGAAAATTACCACTCCCTGCTTTAAAAATCTCTGGAGGCTGTTCGACCGGGAAAGCGGCAAGGCGATTGCCGACCTGATTACTCTGCACGGAGAAGTGATCGACGACACCAAGCCGTACGAGCTGTTTGACCCCGAGCATATCTGGAAGCGGAAAATTGTCAAAAACTTCCGCGCGGTGGAGCTGCGCCAGAAGCTGTTTGAAAACGGAAAGAGCCTGACAAAGCCGCGCGACCTGGACGAAATTAAGGAATACTGCCTGCAGCAGGTGGACACGCTCTGGGACGAAGTGAAGCGTTTTGAAAATCCGCACCAGTATTATGTGGATTTGTCGCAGAAGCTTTGGGACGAGAAAAACCGCCTGATCTCCGAGCACAGCTTTTGA